One genomic region from Quercus robur chromosome 4, dhQueRobu3.1, whole genome shotgun sequence encodes:
- the LOC126723248 gene encoding F-box/kelch-repeat protein At3g23880-like translates to MYLDGDFFWCATPLPLDNNEDEKIVCFDFAREVFKSTSFPNASVIGNFYSWKMTLTALNGSIAMLVYPFGKEVEMLCFDIWVLFEFGVRESWTKLIRIGPSLDLERPLGFWGFGKMFMESKEGQLVLYDPSTNTGKIFPFDGLKGSLQVALYTEFWETDEETSEEDGGEVQEEVNQ, encoded by the coding sequence ATGTACTTGGATGGGGACTTTTTCTGGTGTGCGACGCCGCTTCCATTAGATAATAATGAGGATGAGAAGATTGTATGCTTCGACTTTGCCAGGGAGGTATTCAAGTCTACTTCATTTCCGAACGCTAGTGTTATCGGGAATTTCTACAGTTGGAAGATGACTCTCACCGCGCTGAATGGGTCTATTGCTATGCTCGTTTATCCTTTTGGGAAGGAGGTGGAGAtgttgtgttttgatatatgggttttgtttgaATTTGGTGTTAGGGAGTCGTGGACTAAGCTTATTAGAATTGGACCCTCTTTGGATTTGGAAAGGCCATTGGGATTTTGGGGGTttggaaagatgtttatggagAGCAAAGAAGGGCAGCTGGTCTTGTATGATCCTTCTACAAACACAGGCAAGATTTTTCCATTTGATGGGCTTAAGGGATCGTTACAAGTTGCTCTCTACACTGAGTTTTGGGAAACAGACGAGGAAACAAGCGAGGAAGACGGTGGTGAGGTCCAAGAGGAGGTGAATCAATGA